The window TAATAGGGGAAGGGGGAGAATATGAAACATTAGTTTTAAAAGCTCCATTTTATAAAGATGAATTAAAAATAAGGTGATTAAAATGAAATTGAGTATATTAATTGGTATAATAATATGTAGTTTTTTATTTTTTGGATGTATTGAGAATTCATTACCAAAAGAAAATGATTCTTTAGAAAATACTTCATTTAACAATAATACATTAGAAAAATATGATGAAAAAAATAGTATTTTAAATATCTCTCTATTTTTAGAAACAGATAAAGAATTGTATCGTTCAGCAGAAACAATGTATACTACTATTAAAGTGGTTTCTAATAAAGATTTTGAAAAAATAAATTTGAGTATAAATGGCATTTCAAATAGATATAAGGAAATTAAAGAGATTTCATTAATTCAAGGTGAAAATATAATAAATTCTTCATTTAAACTTCCAAAATGCAATGTTTGTGGCGGAATAAAAGAAGGAACATACCAAATAACCGGAACAATAGTTTTAAATAATGTGACATTTAGTAATTTAACTAGTATTGAGATCAGACAATAAGTTTAGTGCCTATTTCTGTTCTTAAATAAAGTAAAAAGAGGTGTAATTCAATGGAAGGTACAGTTAAGTTCTTTAATCCAGTAAAAAGTTTCGGATTTATTACTGGAGACGATGGAAAAGACTACTTTGTTCATATTACCGGTTTAGAACCAGGTACAAGAATAAATGAAGGCGATAAAGTAACTTTTGAAATCGAAAACGGAGATAAAGGACCAAAAGCAGTTAATGTAAAAAAAGTTTAATTAATTAAATTTTATTTATTAACAATTTATAGTCCATTTTTTTATTTTTATTTATTATTAAAATTATAGGGTGATTTAAATGGTAGTTGAATATGATGAATTTAAAGGCAATAAATTAATTGTATTAAAAAAAGATGATGCTGATCAGTATCCTTTTAAATTTGGAAAAAGAAAAGCTCAATTAATAGTAGAACATATTGATGAAATTAAAAAATTTGCTAAAGAAGATTAATTTTCTACTTTTTTTATTTTTAACCATTCTTATTTCTTAATGCAAACCTTTAAATAGGAAAAACACATACGTTTTATATCTAACACAATTAGAGGAAGTATTATGACAGATAGAGGTTATATTAAAAATGGGGTAGATAAAACTTTTACTAATTCAATGTTTAAAGATAAAGGAGAGAAGATAGCTAATAAAATAATTGAGATAGAACAAAATATTGAAAAACTAAATATGCCCCAAGATAAAGAAAAAGAATTATTTTTTGGGGTTTTAAAAACTTGTATTTCGCGCCAAAGTTTTTCTATTAATGACATTTTAAGAATAACAAAATATTTTTATGAAGATTTTCGTTTTTTACCAAATGAACAAACATCAGTTATTTTTTCTTCTGGTTTTGGTATTATTAATGAAGCATTAGTGGATACTATAAAAAATTTGGACTTAATAAAAACCCCATTTGATGCGGACAGGTTGATGACTGAAGGAAAAGATATTGCTTCAAAATATGAAGATAAAAAAAATTCTGTTTTTATTTCTACTGAAAGTTTAATAGAAGAATCTCCCCATTCCGATGAAGTGATTGAAGAATTTTTAGATTTTGGAGAAGAACCTAATAATCTAGAAAATCCACCTAAGGTTAATGAAATTACATTAGAAACTGGTGAAATAAATAAATCAATAGAAACTGATTTTCCAGAAGATGAAATGTTTAATTTAAATTTAGTTGATATTCAAGAAGAAACTCCACAAATAGAAAAAGAAGAGATAAAAAAGACAAATAAGTCTACTACAGAAGTAAGCAAAAAAACAGAAGCTCCTGTAGAAACTGGTTTTTCAGCAGAATTGGGTGAAGATATTGCAGAGGTACTTAGTTCTTCTACACAAAATAGACCAATTGAATTAGATACCAATGTTACTGATAAAAAAAATAAAAAAGATACAACAAATCCCCCACTAGAACCAAAAATAGAATCTAATTTAAATCCTTTTGGTAGGGAGCAACATGAAACTAAATTACCAGAATCAGAATTTATTAGGGGATTTGGATTAAATTATGGAGAAGATGGAGAAAGAGTAGAAAGTATTAATGAAAATAATATAGATAGTGCTATAGCTGAATTAGATCGTATTTTAAAAATTAAAGAAGAACCTATTGAAGAAGAAAAGATTGATCCTGAAAAACAAAAAAGAATGAACCTTTTTATGAAAGGGATAGAATCAACAAAGTTAACTGATGAAGATAAATTAACACATTATTTAAATACAGATAATGAATGTAAACAAAAAATAAGGGGGTTAGTTACTTCTATAAGAACACTTAAAGATACTTGGGAAATTTATTTAAAAGAAAAAGAAATAAGACCGATAGCTGTAGAAGTTAGTTATCAAGAATTATTTGAAAGGTTAAATAAAAAAAATTCAACTGATTTGAAAATTTTTGGAGATCTAATTTTAAATAAGGTTGATTTTGCAATTATTTTATCAATAATATCTGGTAAAACGATTGATTCAGATATTTATATAGAAGGGGGATTTATTTTTTCAAATGAAAAAGGTTTAACTAAAGAAAAATTTTTAGAAAGAATAAAAAATGCAACAGATATAATCACCCCAAATATAGGAGTATTAAATAATATAATTCGAAATATAAAATTTTTAAGAGGATTAGGTTTTAGAAAATTATTTATATCCCCTAATTTTACTGGTGGCGAAGAAATAAGTGATAGAATTAATTATCTTTGGGAATATATAATCACTTTTTATTCTCAGTACTATATTAATTCAAATTTAATTGATAAATATAAAAAAGTAATAGATGATGAATATAATCCTTTTAAAATAGTAGAATTGAAACAGAAATTGAGTAAAAAAATTAAAAATAAATTAAATATACAAGATTTAAAAGTTATTGTAGAAAAATTTGAAAGAATTTGGGAACAAAATACTGAAGAAAAAATTGAAGGTTATTATGAAATAATTGATAAATATTTAAAGGACATTATTACTAAAAAAGATGCAGATTTATTATTAAAAAAATGTGAGAGTATTTGGGAAAAAAATAGATTAACTACAAATGAAAAAACAAATTCAGAATATCTTGGGATTTGGAAAAAATACAAAAAAAATATGAATGAATCTCAAACTATTGTACTGTGTAATTTATTAAAACAAATTTGGAAAAAACAAATAGATAAAAAAGAAAAAGGTATGAAAGAAGTAATACAAGAATTTGGAATAATAGATAAAACTGAAACAAGAATAATAATCGAAGAGTATGAAAAAATAAGATTAAAATACTTCCCAAAAATTGAGATGGAATTAAATAATAATGAAGAAAAAATGAAACAATTTATTGAAGAAAAGATAAAAGAGCATTATATAAAAATATATAATGACTATCAAAATATGAGATATGATGAAGCAATAGAAAATAATAATTCAACTCCAGAAGGATTAGGGGGGCCAAAAATACAGGATTTAGTTTTTGCTTTGAAAAAACAGATTAATAAAAAAATAAGTAATCTTAGTGATAATTCCAATTTAAGGCTTAAAAAATTAGAACCTTTTGAAGAAATCTTATCTGATGTAGATATCAATTTCATCTCTTTTTGTATTGCATTAGAAGGAAAATTTGACCCATATTTAGAATTATTAAAAGATCGCAATACTTCTTTGTGGAGC of the Candidatus Micrarchaeia archaeon genome contains:
- a CDS encoding cold shock domain-containing protein, which codes for MEGTVKFFNPVKSFGFITGDDGKDYFVHITGLEPGTRINEGDKVTFEIENGDKGPKAVNVKKV